A region from the Papaver somniferum cultivar HN1 unplaced genomic scaffold, ASM357369v1 unplaced-scaffold_125, whole genome shotgun sequence genome encodes:
- the LOC113331264 gene encoding uncharacterized protein LOC113331264, translating into MDKLISPSQVAYVPKRLINDNIILAHELIHSMKRSKKKTPLVALKLDMSKAFDRLEWSFIDKMLLHLRFSDDWRTIIQQWHLINYSKSSAFICGDISQEEKLSITTRLGVKKLCSSDKYLGLPILLGKSKVSSFHSLKDSYNKRFSGWNSKTLNQAARTTMVKSVLNSIPAHYMSNFKMPKTTLQQLDTLQRNFWWGHKGNKGINFISWNSLCVSKEDGGLAFRNLEHYNLALLTKLAWRLCTKPGRQWSPRRWNSNLINAVFPENIANLILQMRLSQYGEDKLIWEPNSSGEFSVKSAYKAINNDSSLRSSQQSSFPKVVWKNLWKAKVPHKVKLFLWKCLRNIVPTLMQQSLSDKRVSCWFACHEIRNLIQNCLKDNQQIDQNSSERATQSWSPPKDNYLKINIDALFDHNTKEIGVGLIIRDSAGSAKGIRGRYFNGGVNPEQAECVAMIEAIQWAKELNLNNVLLESDCKNVVTAINNVISTVQWTNQSYVDGIRHILSSAMYFGVGYVKRSANNIAHVIAHEARSQKTSFDFGDDIPYKIEMLVRDEKKLL; encoded by the exons ATGGATAAACTGATATCTCCTTCACAGGTGGCTTATGTTCCAAAAAGGCTAATAAATGATAATATCATTCTGGCCCATGAGCTTATTCATTCCATGAAGAGATCTAAGAAAAAAACTCCATTAGTGGCTCTCAAGCTtgacatgtcgaaagctttcgacagactCGAATGGTCTTTCATTGATAAAATGTTATTGCATCTGAGATTTAGTGATGATTGGAGAACTATCATTCAACAAT GGCATCTTATTAATTATTCTAAGTCTTCGGCTTTTATTTGTGGTGATATCTCTCAAGAAGAAAAACTCTCCATCACAACAAGACTAGGAGTTAAAAAGCTGTGTTCTTCTGATAAGTATCTTGGTCTGCCAATTCTTCTAGGAAAGTCGAAAGTGTCTTCTTTTCATTCTTTGAAAGATTCTTACAACAAAAGATTCAGTGGATGGAATTCTAAGACTCTTAATCAGGCTGCTAGAACAACCATGGTTAAATCAGTTTTAAATTCGATTCCAGCTCACTATATGAGTAATTTCAAAATGCCAAAAACAACTCTGCAACAGTTAGATACTTTACAAAGGAATTTTTGGTGGGGTCATAAAGGAAATAAAGgtatcaattttatttcttgGAATTCTCTATGTGTTTCAAAAGAAGATGGTGGATTGGCTTTTCGTAACTTAGAACACTACAACTTGGCTCTCCTAACTAAATTAGCTTGGAGGTTGTGTACAAAACCAGGCAGACAATGG AGTCCTCGGAGATGGAACAGTAATTTGATTAATGCAGTTTTCCCAGAAAATATCGCCAATTTAATCCTACAGATGAGATTAAGTCAGTATGGTGAAGATAAATTAATCTGGGAGCCAAATAGTTCAGGAGAATTTTCAGTTAAATCTGCTTATAAAGCTATTAACAATGATTCCTCTCTTCGATCTAGCCAACAAAGTTCTTTTCCAAAAGTGGTTTGGAAGAATTTATGGAAGGCAAAAGTTCCTCATAAAGTGAAGTTGTTTCTCTGGAAATGTTTGAGAAATATAGTTCCTACCCTG ATGCAACAAAGTCTTTCAGATAAACGAGTTAGCTGTTGGTTTGCTTGTCATGAAATTAGAAACCTAATTCAAAATTGTTTGAAAGATAATCAACAGATAGATCAGAACTCTTCTGAAAGAGCAACGCAAAGTTGGTCTCCTCCTAAAGATAACTACCTTAAGATTAACATTGATGCCTTATTTgatcataatacaaaagaaattgGAGTTGGTCTAATAATTCGAGATTCTGCAGGTTCAGCCAAAGGAATCAGGGGAAGGTACTTCAATGGTGGAGTGAATCCAGAGCAAGCTGAGTGTGTGGCCATGATTGAAGCTATACAGTGGGCCAAGGAACTCAATTTAAACAATGTTCTCCTTGAATCAGATTGTAAAAATGTAGTTACTGCCATCAACAATGTCATCTCAACTGTTCAATGGACAAACCAGAGCTATGTAGATGGAATAAGACATATACTGTCTTCTGCTATGTATTTTGGTGTTGGTTATGTAAAAAGATCGGCAAACAATATAGCTCATGTAATAGCACATGAAGCTAGATCTCAGaaaacttcttttgattttggTGATGACATCCCATATAAAATTGAAATGTTGGTAAGGGATGAAAAGAAGTTATTGTAG